TGATGCATTGGCTAAATTGTCAAAAATCACTACTTCCTGGTTTAGCTGCAACAACTCTACAACAGTATGGCTGCCAATATAGCCCATACCGCCCGTTAACAATAAACTCATGTTATTCTCGCTTTACTGCTTTAATACTATTCGCTTATCTGTAATAAGCCGTTAGGGTATCAATAAACGTCGCTAATTGCTCGCGTGGTAACTTATTTATACCCGCAGCAGCGGCTCGGCCACCACCTGTTTCAAATTGGGTACAAACGTTGTCCGCGCCTTGGCGATTAGCCAATGGTGCGCGAAAACTGACGGTATAGCTTTCATCACGATTTTGCGTTAAAACCGCGTGTGCTTTATCTGGCGATTGATTAGCAAGATCATTGCCCAGCACTCCACTGACTCTTCTGGCCCAAGCTTCATCGGGTAGTTCAATGACTTTGGCGATATTATCATCGTGATGACATATCGCCTGAGCAGCATTTGCCATGTCTTGCTGATAAGCGCTTTCTAACTGATAAAACACCGAGTCTTTGTCGTCTCTTAACTCCAATGGATTGGCATAGCCAACTAGAGTTTTAAAAAGCGCTGCAGGTGGTATATGTAAGTCATCAATCGTGCGACCATAGCCGTTGTAGTTAACATAAATGCCAAGCGCCTTTAAGAACGTTTGGTCGTTTTCACTTACTTGATGTTGAGTAGCCAAAGCTATTGCAGACTTATTCATATTATCGCCAAACGCTGCGGCAATCGCCCATAAATAGTGAGCGTGATTAAGGTGTTCATTGACCAACAAGCTCGTACAAGTATTGGCATCTAAATCGATGATCGATTGCAAATATGGGCTATCAGGAATATCACCTGTTCGGTGGTGATCAACGTAAAAAACTGGCTTTTTTGCTGCCAACAAACTCGCTAAACCATCAGCATTTTTTTCCATTGAGATATCTAGAGTTGTTACCGAGGTCACTTGCTCAATATCAAGTTTTGCGAGCAGCGCGATATCACGCTTAACGCCAGTTACCAAAACACTCTCTTTTGGCTCAGCAAGGCGCAACTGAACCAAAGCTAGAATGCCATCTGCATCACCATTAAAGACATCAAAATGCATTTTACTTCCTCTTGTTAGGCTTAATTGAGTTTCGCCTGATTAAGCCAAATAGCCTTGTTCAGCCAAGTAATTAACAATTTGCAGGGCGCACTGTTCTATATCTTGTTCCGCCGTTTTAACATGCAACTCTGGAGCCTGAGGCATGTCATAGGCCGAATCGATGCCAGTAAAGTCTTTAATTTCGCCTGCCCGCGCTTTTTTATACAGACCTTTAGGATCGCGTTGTTCACAAACTTCAATCGGCGTATCGATAAAAACTTCGATAAATTCGCCTTCAGCTAGCAAGGCTCGTGCTTGCGCACGATCTTCTTTAAATGGCGAAATAAACGCTGTTGAGACAATTAACCCAGCATCGATAAACAGCTTACTAACTTCACTAATACGACGTATATTTTCGACTCTATCTTCATCACTAAAGCCTAAGTCGCCATTAAGTCCGTGGCGAACATTATCGCCATCAAGTAAATACGTGTGGTGGCCGCGCTCAAATAGTAAGGCATCAACCGCATTC
This Thalassotalea euphylliae DNA region includes the following protein-coding sequences:
- the cysC gene encoding adenylyl-sulfate kinase, whose protein sequence is MKTENTVWHQQQVIKTQRAEQKKQRPCLLWYTGLSGSGKSTVANAVDALLFERGHHTYLLDGDNVRHGLNGDLGFSDEDRVENIRRISEVSKLFIDAGLIVSTAFISPFKEDRAQARALLAEGEFIEVFIDTPIEVCEQRDPKGLYKKARAGEIKDFTGIDSAYDMPQAPELHVKTAEQDIEQCALQIVNYLAEQGYLA
- a CDS encoding DHH family phosphoesterase codes for the protein MHFDVFNGDADGILALVQLRLAEPKESVLVTGVKRDIALLAKLDIEQVTSVTTLDISMEKNADGLASLLAAKKPVFYVDHHRTGDIPDSPYLQSIIDLDANTCTSLLVNEHLNHAHYLWAIAAAFGDNMNKSAIALATQHQVSENDQTFLKALGIYVNYNGYGRTIDDLHIPPAALFKTLVGYANPLELRDDKDSVFYQLESAYQQDMANAAQAICHHDDNIAKVIELPDEAWARRVSGVLGNDLANQSPDKAHAVLTQNRDESYTVSFRAPLANRQGADNVCTQFETGGGRAAAAGINKLPREQLATFIDTLTAYYR